A single window of Streptomyces sudanensis DNA harbors:
- a CDS encoding Fpg/Nei family DNA glycosylase codes for MPEGHTIHRLAADYRERFGGRAVRATSPQGKFSDAAALLDGTVLEATEAHGKHLFLGFGAEEWVHVHLGLFGRVAFGGAPAPPPTGTVRLRLAHDGAYADLRGPAACELLGGPEKQAVHDRLGPDPLRDGDDPARAWRRVSRSRTAIAALLMDQRVVAGVGNVYRAEVLFRHGIDPYRAGKDVTETEWAAIWQDLVTLMREGVRTNRIDTVRPEHTPEAMGRPPRVDDHGGEVYVYRRAHLPCHICGGEIRTAGLAARNLFWCPGCQRH; via the coding sequence GTGCCCGAGGGGCACACCATCCACCGGCTGGCCGCCGACTACCGGGAACGGTTCGGCGGCCGCGCCGTGCGGGCGACCAGCCCGCAGGGCAAGTTCTCCGACGCCGCCGCGCTCCTCGACGGCACCGTGCTGGAGGCCACCGAGGCGCACGGCAAGCACCTGTTCCTCGGCTTCGGCGCCGAGGAGTGGGTGCACGTCCACCTCGGCCTGTTCGGCAGGGTCGCCTTCGGCGGCGCGCCCGCACCGCCGCCCACCGGCACGGTCCGCCTGCGCCTCGCCCACGACGGCGCCTATGCCGACCTGCGCGGCCCTGCGGCCTGCGAGCTGCTCGGCGGACCCGAGAAGCAGGCGGTGCACGACCGGCTCGGCCCCGACCCGCTGCGCGACGGCGACGATCCCGCCCGCGCCTGGCGCCGCGTCTCCCGCTCCCGTACGGCGATCGCCGCGCTCCTCATGGACCAGAGGGTCGTCGCCGGCGTCGGCAACGTCTACCGCGCCGAGGTCCTCTTCCGGCACGGCATCGACCCGTACCGCGCGGGAAAGGACGTTACGGAGACGGAGTGGGCGGCGATCTGGCAGGATCTCGTCACACTCATGCGCGAGGGCGTCCGCACCAACCGCATCGACACCGTGCGCCCCGAGCACACCCCCGAGGCGATGGGCCGCCCGCCGCGCGTCGACGACCACGGCGGAGAGGTGTACGTGTACCGCAGGGCCCACCTGCCCTGCCACATCTGTGGCGGCGAGATCCGCACCGCCGGTCTCGCCGCCCGCAACCTCTTCTGGTGCCCCGGCTGCCAGCGGCACTGA
- a CDS encoding helix-turn-helix domain-containing protein: MPTRRNRPRSKVVQRPPRTVQASASDAPAGTPEDARAKAVRQLVEPGKERVHLAAELERLDARLRPLVLEAVAAGVPYRRVAELTGISRATVARWGKGAEH; the protein is encoded by the coding sequence ATGCCCACCCGCCGAAATCGTCCACGGTCCAAGGTCGTGCAGCGACCGCCCCGTACTGTCCAGGCCTCTGCATCGGATGCCCCCGCCGGCACCCCCGAAGACGCTCGGGCCAAGGCCGTACGGCAGCTCGTAGAGCCAGGCAAGGAGCGTGTCCACCTCGCAGCCGAGTTGGAGCGACTGGACGCCCGCCTTCGCCCCCTGGTCCTGGAGGCCGTCGCGGCTGGCGTTCCCTATCGCCGCGTTGCCGAGCTGACCGGCATCTCCCGCGCGACCGTGGCCCGTTGGGGCAAAGGCGCGGAACACTGA
- a CDS encoding biotin transporter BioY encodes MSTAAAPARIGAVLADLLPSSRARTNDLVLVAGGAVLTGLAAQIAVPVPGSPVPVSGQTFAALLVGTALGARRGFFSLALYVLAGMAGVPWFAQGTAGYAMLTLGYVLGMLLAATVVGALARRGGDRSVPRMAGTMAVGSLVVYAVGVPYLALATGMPLSQAVAVGMVPFLVGDALKAALAMGLVPTAWKLLGDRG; translated from the coding sequence ATGAGCACTGCCGCCGCCCCCGCCCGCATCGGAGCGGTCCTCGCCGACCTGCTCCCCTCCAGCCGCGCCCGCACGAACGACCTGGTGCTCGTGGCCGGCGGCGCCGTCCTCACCGGACTCGCCGCCCAGATCGCCGTCCCCGTACCGGGCTCGCCGGTGCCGGTCTCCGGCCAGACCTTCGCCGCGCTCCTCGTCGGCACCGCGCTCGGCGCCCGCCGGGGCTTTTTCTCCCTGGCCCTCTACGTGCTGGCCGGCATGGCCGGCGTGCCGTGGTTCGCGCAGGGCACGGCCGGGTACGCCATGCTGACCCTCGGCTACGTCCTCGGCATGCTCCTCGCCGCCACCGTGGTGGGCGCCCTCGCCCGGCGCGGCGGCGACCGCTCGGTGCCGCGCATGGCGGGCACGATGGCGGTCGGGTCCCTGGTCGTCTACGCGGTCGGCGTGCCGTACCTGGCCCTCGCCACCGGCATGCCCCTGTCGCAGGCGGTGGCCGTCGGCATGGTGCCGTTCCTCGTCGGCGACGCCCTCAAGGCCGCGCTCGCCATGGGCCTGGTGCCCACCGCCTGGAAGCTCCTCGGCGACCGCGGCTGA
- a CDS encoding ATP-dependent Clp protease proteolytic subunit has translation MSNFSASGLYTGPQVDSRYVVPRFVERTSQGVREYDPYAKLFEERVIFLGVQIDDASANDVMAQLLCLESMDPDRDISVYINSPGGSFTALTAIYDTMQFVKPDIQTVCMGQAASAAAVLLAAGTPGKRMALPNARVLIHQPSGGTGREQLSDLEIAANEILRMRTQLEEMLAKHSTQPIEKIRDDIERDKILTAEDALAYGLIDQIVSTRKSTAAAAA, from the coding sequence ATGAGCAACTTCTCCGCGAGCGGCCTCTACACCGGCCCGCAGGTGGACAGCCGTTACGTCGTCCCCCGCTTCGTCGAGCGCACCTCCCAGGGCGTGCGCGAGTACGACCCGTACGCCAAGCTCTTCGAAGAGCGCGTGATCTTCCTCGGCGTCCAGATCGACGACGCCTCCGCCAACGACGTCATGGCGCAGCTGCTGTGCCTGGAGTCGATGGACCCGGACCGCGACATCTCGGTCTACATCAACAGCCCCGGCGGATCCTTCACCGCGCTGACGGCGATCTACGACACGATGCAGTTCGTGAAGCCGGACATCCAGACCGTCTGCATGGGCCAGGCGGCCTCCGCCGCGGCCGTCCTCCTCGCCGCCGGCACGCCCGGCAAGCGCATGGCCCTGCCCAACGCGCGCGTGCTGATCCACCAGCCGTCCGGCGGCACCGGCCGCGAGCAGCTCTCCGACCTGGAGATCGCGGCCAACGAGATCCTCCGGATGCGCACGCAGCTGGAGGAGATGCTCGCCAAGCACTCCACGCAGCCGATCGAGAAGATCCGCGACGACATCGAGCGCGACAAGATCCTCACGGCCGAGGACGCCCTGGCGTACGGCCTGATCGACCAGATCGTCTCGACCCGCAAGAGCACGGCGGCCGCGGCGGCCTGA
- a CDS encoding HD domain-containing protein has protein sequence MPHLSLRQVEAIARRAHAEQTDKAGRPYAEHLRAVAEGVRARGGSEEQIAAAWLHDAVEDGALSPRWLAGAALPQQTKDIVLALTKRPGEDLADYTARVLAVPGALLVKEADLAHNADPDRLALLDEPTRNRLTAKYARVRRLLGLTPG, from the coding sequence ATGCCCCACCTCTCACTCCGGCAGGTCGAAGCGATCGCCCGGCGCGCCCACGCCGAACAGACGGACAAGGCGGGACGGCCCTACGCCGAGCACCTCCGAGCCGTCGCCGAGGGGGTGCGGGCCAGGGGCGGCAGCGAGGAGCAGATCGCCGCGGCCTGGCTGCACGACGCCGTCGAGGACGGGGCCCTGTCGCCGCGGTGGCTCGCCGGCGCCGCGCTGCCGCAGCAGACCAAGGACATCGTCCTGGCGCTCACCAAGCGCCCCGGCGAGGACCTCGCCGACTACACCGCCCGCGTCCTCGCCGTACCCGGCGCCCTCCTCGTCAAGGAGGCCGACCTGGCGCACAACGCCGACCCCGACCGGCTCGCCCTCCTCGACGAGCCCACCCGGAACCGGCTGACCGCCAAGTACGCGCGCGTACGGCGACTGCTCGGCCTCACACCCGGCTGA
- a CDS encoding ribose-5-phosphate isomerase, with the protein MRVYLGSDHAGYELKNHLVEWLKAHGHEPVDCGPHIYDAQDDYPPFCLRAAERTAADPGALGVVIGGSGNGEQIAANKVKGVRAALAWSEQTAALGREHNDANVVAVGARMHSQEEATRFVEIFLTTPYSGDERHTRRIGMLAAYETTGELPPIPAHHPRQD; encoded by the coding sequence ATGCGCGTGTACCTCGGCTCGGACCATGCCGGCTACGAACTCAAGAACCACCTCGTCGAGTGGCTGAAGGCCCACGGCCACGAGCCCGTCGACTGCGGACCCCACATCTACGACGCCCAGGACGACTACCCGCCGTTCTGCCTGCGCGCCGCGGAGAGGACGGCCGCCGACCCCGGCGCCCTCGGCGTCGTCATCGGCGGCTCGGGCAACGGCGAGCAGATCGCCGCGAACAAGGTGAAGGGCGTCCGTGCCGCCCTCGCCTGGAGCGAGCAGACCGCGGCCCTGGGCCGCGAGCACAACGACGCCAACGTCGTCGCCGTCGGCGCCCGGATGCACTCCCAGGAGGAGGCCACCCGGTTCGTCGAGATCTTCCTGACCACCCCGTACTCCGGCGACGAGCGGCACACGCGCCGCATCGGGATGCTCGCCGCGTACGAGACCACCGGCGAGCTCCCCCCGATCCCGGCCCACCACCCCCGGCAGGACTGA
- a CDS encoding ATP-dependent Clp protease proteolytic subunit, giving the protein MPYAAGEPSIGGGLGDHVYNRLLGERIIFLGQQVDDDIANKITAQMLLLAADPDKDVYLYINSPGGSVTAGMAIYDTMQYIPNDVVTIGMGMAASMGQFLLTGGTAGKRFALPNTDILMHQGSAGIGGTASDIKIQAEYLLRTKRRMAEITARHSGQTVETIIRDGDRDRWFTATEAKEYGLIDEIISAASGVPGGGGTGA; this is encoded by the coding sequence ATGCCTTACGCCGCGGGTGAGCCGTCCATCGGTGGTGGCCTCGGCGACCATGTGTACAACCGGCTGCTCGGCGAGCGGATCATCTTCCTGGGCCAGCAGGTCGACGACGACATCGCGAACAAGATCACCGCGCAGATGCTCCTCCTCGCCGCCGACCCGGACAAGGACGTCTACCTGTACATCAACAGCCCCGGTGGTTCGGTGACGGCCGGCATGGCGATCTACGACACCATGCAGTACATCCCGAACGACGTGGTCACGATCGGCATGGGCATGGCCGCCTCCATGGGCCAGTTCCTGCTGACCGGCGGCACCGCGGGCAAGCGCTTCGCCCTGCCCAACACCGACATCCTGATGCACCAGGGCTCCGCCGGCATCGGCGGCACCGCCTCGGACATCAAGATCCAGGCCGAGTACCTCCTCCGCACCAAGCGCCGCATGGCCGAGATCACGGCGCGCCACTCGGGCCAGACCGTGGAGACGATCATCCGCGACGGTGACCGCGACCGCTGGTTCACCGCGACCGAGGCCAAGGAGTACGGCCTGATCGACGAGATCATCTCCGCCGCCTCGGGCGTTCCGGGCGGTGGCGGCACCGGCGCCTGA
- the tig gene encoding trigger factor, translated as MKSAVETLNPTRVRLTVEVPFEELKASLDAAYKKINQQVTVKGFRKGKIPARVIDQRFGRGAVLEEAVNDALPKLYTEAVNEAEVNPLGQPEVDITELKDGELLAFTAEVDIRPEIEIPDFSGIEVTVDAVEVTDEDVEKSVEQLRERFASTSPVERAAAEGDVLTIDLEAKVDGEVLADGVATGVQYTIGSGELLEGIDEAVTGLEAGGEATFTSTLKGGSAEGREAEVTVKVTQVAARELPELDDEFAQMASEFDTLDELKADSRKRLENMKQYDQATQAQERVLDELLKLAEVPIPEKLLEDEINTRKHNLEHHQLGQMGLTLEKYLELQGKTVEEFDAETREQAVKGIKTQFILDELVSKEKLNVNQDELTEHLMRRAASSGMSPDQFAQAVVEGNQVPMLVGEVARGKALALVVESSKVVDTNGEPVVMDDDEDEDETAAEAPSEGDEAQAEEKTEA; from the coding sequence GTGAAGAGCGCCGTGGAGACCCTGAACCCGACTCGGGTTCGGCTCACTGTCGAGGTGCCCTTCGAGGAGCTCAAGGCCAGCCTCGACGCGGCGTACAAGAAGATCAACCAGCAGGTCACGGTCAAGGGCTTCCGCAAGGGCAAGATCCCGGCCCGGGTCATCGACCAGCGGTTCGGCCGTGGTGCGGTGCTGGAGGAGGCCGTCAACGACGCCCTCCCCAAGCTCTACACCGAGGCGGTCAACGAGGCCGAGGTCAACCCGCTCGGCCAGCCCGAGGTGGACATCACCGAGCTGAAGGACGGCGAGCTGCTGGCCTTCACCGCCGAGGTCGACATCCGCCCGGAGATCGAGATCCCGGACTTCTCCGGCATCGAGGTCACCGTCGACGCCGTCGAGGTCACCGACGAGGACGTCGAGAAGTCCGTGGAGCAGCTCCGTGAGCGCTTCGCCTCCACCTCCCCGGTCGAGCGCGCCGCCGCCGAGGGCGACGTGCTGACGATCGACCTCGAGGCCAAGGTCGACGGCGAGGTCCTCGCGGACGGCGTCGCGACCGGCGTGCAGTACACGATCGGCTCCGGCGAGCTGCTGGAGGGCATCGACGAGGCCGTGACCGGCCTGGAGGCCGGTGGCGAGGCCACCTTCACCTCCACGCTGAAGGGCGGCTCCGCCGAGGGCAGGGAGGCCGAGGTCACCGTCAAGGTCACCCAGGTCGCCGCCCGCGAGCTGCCCGAGCTGGACGACGAGTTCGCCCAGATGGCGAGCGAGTTCGACACGCTCGACGAGCTGAAGGCCGACAGCCGCAAGCGCCTGGAGAACATGAAGCAGTACGACCAGGCCACCCAGGCCCAGGAGCGCGTCCTGGACGAGCTGCTGAAGCTGGCCGAGGTCCCGATCCCCGAGAAGCTCCTCGAGGACGAGATCAACACCCGCAAGCACAACCTGGAGCACCACCAGCTCGGCCAGATGGGCCTCACGCTGGAGAAGTACCTGGAGCTCCAGGGCAAGACGGTCGAGGAGTTCGACGCCGAGACCCGCGAGCAGGCGGTCAAGGGCATCAAGACCCAGTTCATCCTGGACGAGCTCGTCTCCAAGGAGAAGCTCAACGTCAACCAGGACGAGCTGACCGAGCACCTGATGCGCCGCGCCGCGTCCTCCGGCATGAGCCCGGACCAGTTCGCCCAGGCCGTCGTCGAGGGCAACCAGGTCCCGATGCTCGTCGGCGAGGTCGCCCGCGGCAAGGCCCTGGCGCTCGTCGTCGAGTCCTCCAAGGTCGTCGACACGAACGGCGAGCCGGTCGTCATGGACGACGACGAGGACGAGGACGAGACGGCCGCCGAGGCCCCCTCCGAGGGCGACGAGGCGCAGGCCGAGGAGAAGACCGAGGCCTGA
- a CDS encoding PP2C family protein-serine/threonine phosphatase, whose product MARSTPPTSTYAARYRKAVRRARVALRRSAVDYFRGDGSDRVALAGLFLTIPAIMLATIATPVWCAPEALVLPIVAGGLLLRPASLLALYAASAAALIVESAVLGPYTEGAARITPGTILVVAACGLFGLLIAQFRARVGVPWRRGGTMLFDLRERIRAQSALPPLPRGWHREMALRPAGGQSFSGDFVVAARTNGGRTLEAVLTDVSGKGMDAGSRALLLSGAFGGLLGSLPPHGFLPAANAYLLRQDWQEGFATSIHLVLDLESGDYELLSAGHLPALQLHAGSGRWEEKAGDGPLLGVYDGAEFHPVKGTLRPGDVLMLFTDGLVEAADRDIADGIDRLTGEADRYVAAGFHGAAWHLIEACAKDVNDDRALLLISRDA is encoded by the coding sequence ATGGCCCGCAGCACACCACCCACGAGCACGTACGCGGCCCGGTACCGCAAGGCGGTCCGCCGGGCCCGCGTCGCGCTGCGCAGGTCCGCCGTCGACTACTTCCGCGGCGACGGCTCCGACCGGGTCGCCCTGGCGGGGCTCTTCCTCACCATCCCGGCGATCATGCTCGCGACGATCGCCACCCCCGTGTGGTGCGCCCCCGAGGCCCTCGTCCTGCCGATCGTCGCCGGCGGGCTGCTGCTGCGCCCCGCCAGCCTCCTCGCCCTGTACGCCGCCTCCGCCGCCGCGCTGATCGTCGAGTCCGCCGTCCTCGGCCCGTACACCGAGGGGGCCGCCCGGATCACCCCCGGCACCATCCTCGTCGTCGCCGCGTGCGGCCTGTTCGGCCTGCTCATCGCCCAGTTCCGGGCCCGTGTCGGGGTGCCCTGGCGGCGCGGCGGCACCATGCTGTTCGACCTGCGCGAACGCATCCGCGCCCAGAGCGCCCTGCCCCCGCTGCCCCGGGGCTGGCACCGCGAGATGGCCCTGCGGCCGGCCGGCGGGCAGTCCTTCTCCGGCGACTTCGTCGTCGCCGCCCGCACCAACGGCGGACGCACCCTCGAAGCCGTCCTCACCGACGTCTCCGGCAAGGGCATGGACGCCGGCTCCCGCGCCCTGCTGCTGTCCGGCGCCTTCGGCGGACTGCTCGGCTCCCTCCCGCCGCACGGCTTCCTGCCCGCCGCCAACGCCTACCTCCTCCGGCAGGACTGGCAGGAGGGCTTCGCCACCTCCATCCACCTGGTCCTCGACCTGGAGTCGGGCGACTACGAGCTGCTGTCCGCCGGCCACCTGCCGGCCCTCCAACTCCACGCGGGCAGCGGACGCTGGGAGGAGAAGGCCGGCGACGGGCCGCTGCTCGGCGTCTACGACGGCGCCGAGTTCCACCCGGTCAAGGGCACCCTGCGCCCCGGCGACGTGCTGATGCTCTTCACCGACGGCCTCGTCGAGGCCGCCGACCGCGACATCGCCGACGGCATCGACCGGCTCACCGGCGAGGCCGACCGCTACGTCGCCGCGGGCTTCCACGGCGCGGCCTGGCACCTCATCGAGGCGTGCGCCAAGGACGTCAACGACGACCGCGCGCTGCTCCTGATCTCCCGGGACGCCTGA
- a CDS encoding acyltransferase family protein, translating to MLQPSQEKQDRRDPFFDNVKYLAIVLVAVGHTWEAIMEGSRATRALYMLVYAFHMPAFVIVSGYFSRSFTGRPDQLRRLVGGVLVPYLVFEVAYTLYRRWAQDAPQQAFSLTDPSYLMWFLLALFVWRLSAPLWRSLRHPLPVAVAVAALASLTPRIAADLELQRVLQFLPFFVLGLTLREEHFRLLRRRAVRVAAAVVAAGAVVAAYAVAPHLRMGWFYRHTSAQELGYPWWAGPLATAVLGAVALVLTAAFLAWVPSRRTWFTVLGAGSLCGYLLHGFATKALQYWELVEAHPVLAAPAGRVGLTAAAAAAVTLMCAPPVRRALRWVTEPRLEWAFRREAPARGDGAPRGVPVPAGRVSRV from the coding sequence ATGCTCCAGCCGTCACAGGAAAAGCAGGACCGGCGCGACCCCTTCTTCGACAACGTGAAGTACCTGGCGATCGTGCTCGTCGCGGTCGGTCACACATGGGAAGCGATCATGGAGGGCAGCCGCGCCACACGCGCGCTGTACATGCTCGTGTACGCCTTCCACATGCCGGCCTTCGTGATCGTCTCCGGGTACTTCTCGCGGAGCTTCACCGGACGGCCCGACCAGCTGAGGCGGCTGGTGGGCGGCGTCCTCGTCCCCTACCTCGTCTTCGAGGTGGCGTACACGCTGTACCGGCGGTGGGCGCAGGACGCGCCGCAGCAGGCGTTCTCGCTCACCGACCCGTCCTACCTGATGTGGTTCCTCCTCGCGCTGTTCGTGTGGCGGCTGTCCGCCCCGCTGTGGCGTTCCCTGCGCCACCCGCTGCCCGTCGCCGTGGCCGTCGCGGCGCTGGCCTCGCTGACCCCGCGCATCGCGGCCGACCTGGAACTCCAGCGGGTCCTGCAGTTCCTGCCGTTCTTCGTGCTGGGCCTGACGCTGCGCGAGGAGCACTTCCGGCTGCTGCGGCGGCGGGCCGTGCGGGTCGCGGCCGCGGTGGTGGCGGCGGGGGCGGTGGTGGCGGCGTACGCGGTGGCGCCGCACCTGCGGATGGGCTGGTTCTACCGCCACACCAGCGCCCAGGAGCTGGGGTACCCGTGGTGGGCGGGGCCGTTGGCGACGGCCGTGCTGGGCGCGGTGGCCCTGGTGCTGACGGCGGCGTTCCTGGCGTGGGTGCCGTCGCGGCGGACCTGGTTCACCGTGCTGGGCGCGGGGAGCCTGTGCGGGTACCTGCTGCACGGGTTCGCGACGAAGGCCCTGCAGTACTGGGAGCTCGTCGAGGCGCATCCGGTGCTGGCCGCGCCCGCGGGGCGGGTCGGGCTGACGGCGGCGGCGGCCGCGGCGGTGACGCTGATGTGCGCCCCGCCCGTGCGGCGGGCGCTGCGGTGGGTGACGGAGCCGCGCCTGGAGTGGGCGTTCCGCAGGGAGGCGCCCGCGCGGGGGGACGGGGCCCCGCGGGGCGTGCCGGTGCCCGCCGGGAGGGTCAGCCGGGTGTGA
- a CDS encoding amino acid permease — protein sequence MISQGNPVEEDGRTGGPGAPRPSDGLRAGLKNRHLSMIAIGGVIGAGLFVGSSGGIAAAGPAILLSYALVGAMVVCVMRMLGEMAAASPDSGSFSAYADRALGRWAGFSIGWLYWFFWVVVLAVEATAGAVILEGWVPAVPQWAWALIVMVVLTATNLASVSSYGEFEFWFAGVKVVAIGAFVVVGLLAAFGLLPGSDNPGAGFAHLTDAGGFFPKGAGAVLTGVLMVVFSFMGSEIVTLAAGESEDPRRAVTKATNSVIWRIAVFYLGSILVVLTLLPWNDPSIVEKGSYVAALDSIGIPHAGQLMNVIVLTAVLSCLNSGLYTASRMAFSLGGRGDAPRSFARVSAKGVPVAAIWASVAFGFLAVYFNYAFKDTVFMFLLNSSGAVALFVWLVVCLTQLRMRGILMREAPEKVTVRMWLFPYLTWATAAMIVFVLVYMLFDEANRRVVLLSVLVAAVVVAVGVVLDRRRRAGAGS from the coding sequence ATGATCAGTCAGGGGAACCCGGTGGAGGAGGACGGCAGGACCGGGGGGCCGGGTGCCCCACGGCCCTCCGACGGCCTCCGGGCGGGCCTCAAGAACCGCCACCTCTCCATGATCGCCATCGGCGGTGTGATCGGCGCCGGCCTGTTCGTCGGCTCCTCCGGGGGCATCGCCGCGGCCGGGCCCGCCATCCTCCTGTCGTACGCGCTGGTGGGCGCGATGGTGGTGTGCGTGATGCGGATGCTGGGCGAGATGGCCGCCGCCAGCCCGGACTCCGGTTCCTTCTCGGCCTACGCGGACCGGGCCCTGGGGCGCTGGGCCGGCTTCTCCATAGGCTGGCTGTACTGGTTCTTCTGGGTGGTCGTCCTGGCGGTCGAGGCGACGGCGGGCGCGGTGATCCTGGAGGGCTGGGTCCCGGCCGTGCCGCAGTGGGCCTGGGCGCTGATCGTCATGGTGGTGCTGACCGCGACGAACCTCGCGTCGGTCTCCTCGTACGGCGAGTTCGAGTTCTGGTTCGCCGGGGTCAAGGTGGTCGCGATCGGCGCGTTCGTCGTCGTCGGGCTGCTGGCGGCCTTCGGGCTGCTGCCGGGTTCCGACAACCCGGGGGCGGGGTTCGCCCACCTGACGGACGCGGGCGGCTTCTTCCCCAAGGGCGCCGGGGCGGTGCTCACCGGTGTGCTGATGGTCGTCTTCTCGTTCATGGGCAGCGAGATCGTCACCCTCGCGGCCGGCGAGTCGGAGGACCCGCGCCGGGCGGTCACCAAGGCCACCAACAGCGTGATCTGGCGCATCGCCGTGTTCTACCTCGGCTCGATCCTCGTCGTGCTGACGCTGCTGCCGTGGAACGACCCCTCGATCGTGGAGAAGGGCTCCTACGTCGCCGCGCTCGACTCCATCGGCATCCCGCACGCCGGGCAGCTCATGAACGTGATCGTGCTGACGGCCGTGCTGTCGTGCCTGAACTCCGGCCTGTACACGGCCTCGCGGATGGCGTTCTCGCTGGGCGGGCGCGGTGACGCGCCGAGGTCCTTCGCGCGGGTCAGCGCCAAGGGCGTACCGGTCGCGGCGATCTGGGCGTCGGTGGCCTTCGGTTTCCTCGCGGTGTACTTCAACTACGCCTTCAAGGACACCGTCTTCATGTTCCTGCTGAACTCGTCGGGTGCCGTGGCGCTGTTCGTCTGGCTGGTGGTCTGCCTCACCCAGCTGCGGATGCGCGGCATCCTGATGCGGGAGGCCCCGGAGAAGGTCACCGTGAGGATGTGGCTGTTCCCCTACCTGACCTGGGCGACCGCCGCGATGATCGTCTTCGTGCTCGTCTACATGCTGTTCGACGAGGCCAACCGCCGGGTCGTGCTGCTGTCGGTGCTGGTGGCGGCGGTCGTGGTGGCGGTGGGGGTGGTGCTGGACCGCCGGCGCCGAGCGGGCGCGGGGTCCTGA
- a CDS encoding GNAT family N-acetyltransferase, with translation MTTEPRVLTAAEWDVWYQQLERAFGGVVEAPEERALWEALTEHERSLGVWDGEECVGTAGAFSFRLSVPGGAVVPAAGVTAVSVAPTHRRRGVLTSMMRQQLDDVRAWGEPLAVLTASEPGIYGRFGYGLAARQMRATVDTTRVRLSVPAGTDGVRLRLARPEDAAAVCEAVYARSVPLRPGMLERRPGWERLPLLDPPSERGGASALQCVLAERDGGVAGYALYRVRPEWDAAGAAGTVVLEHMGALDPASYAAVWRYLFEIDLTSTVSVRNRPVDDPWQHLVSDVRRCGVTLRDGMFVRLVDVGAALEARTYRAPVDVVLEVEDGFCPWNAGRWRLTGDRGGARCVRTEEPAGLALSVRELGAAYLGGSSLVSLAGAGLVREVREGALAEASLAFGSAVAPWLPHGF, from the coding sequence ATGACGACCGAGCCGAGGGTTCTCACCGCCGCCGAGTGGGACGTGTGGTACCAGCAGTTGGAACGTGCGTTCGGCGGTGTGGTCGAGGCGCCGGAGGAACGCGCCCTGTGGGAGGCGCTGACCGAGCACGAGCGCTCGCTGGGCGTCTGGGACGGGGAGGAGTGCGTGGGGACGGCCGGGGCGTTCTCGTTCCGGCTGTCGGTGCCGGGCGGGGCGGTGGTGCCGGCGGCCGGGGTGACGGCGGTGAGCGTGGCGCCGACCCACCGCAGGCGCGGCGTCCTCACCTCGATGATGCGGCAGCAGTTGGACGACGTACGCGCCTGGGGCGAGCCGCTGGCGGTGCTGACGGCGTCGGAGCCCGGGATCTACGGCCGGTTCGGCTACGGCCTGGCGGCGCGACAGATGCGGGCCACCGTCGACACGACCCGGGTGCGGTTGTCCGTTCCGGCGGGTACGGACGGCGTGCGGCTGCGGCTGGCGCGGCCCGAGGACGCGGCGGCGGTGTGCGAGGCGGTGTACGCGCGGTCGGTGCCGCTGCGGCCGGGGATGCTGGAGCGACGGCCGGGGTGGGAGCGGCTGCCGCTGCTGGACCCGCCGTCGGAGCGGGGCGGCGCGTCGGCGCTGCAGTGCGTGCTGGCGGAGCGGGACGGCGGGGTCGCGGGGTACGCGCTGTACCGGGTGCGGCCCGAGTGGGACGCGGCGGGGGCCGCCGGCACGGTGGTACTGGAGCACATGGGGGCGCTCGACCCGGCGTCGTACGCCGCTGTCTGGCGCTACCTGTTCGAGATCGATCTGACCTCGACCGTTTCCGTCAGGAACCGACCGGTCGATGATCCCTGGCAGCACCTCGTGTCCGACGTCCGGCGGTGCGGGGTCACGCTGCGGGACGGGATGTTCGTACGGCTCGTGGACGTGGGTGCGGCGCTGGAGGCGCGGACGTACCGGGCGCCGGTGGACGTGGTCCTGGAGGTGGAGGACGGCTTCTGCCCGTGGAACGCGGGCCGTTGGCGGCTGACCGGGGACCGCGGGGGCGCGCGGTGCGTCCGCACGGAGGAGCCGGCCGGTCTCGCGCTGTCCGTGAGGGAGTTGGGCGCGGCGTACCTGGGCGGGTCCTCGCTGGTGTCGCTGGCGGGAGCGGGCCTGGTGCGGGAGGTGCGGGAGGGGGCGCTGGCGGAGGCCTCGCTCGCCTTCGGCTCAGCGGTCGCGCCCTGGCTGCCGCACGGCTTCTGA